GTGCGTAGGCCACAGATTTTGATCAGGCTACTCACTCGTCTTCAGGGTGTAATAAACGCGACGGCTCCGAGTCGTGCGCTCAAACATGCCATGGTGAATGGCTTGCTTGAGCATTGTGCGATTCTCTTCGGTAGTACGCGGCAACCCGTGTTGTTTACGTGCAGCCTGAAGCGCACTCAAGAGTTGTTGGAAGGTGGCCGGTTTGCCCAATTCACGGACAGTCGCTCGTAAGAGTTCCCATTCAGCTTCGCTAAATACGACGCTGAGATCAACCTGACCGATACCGTCCTCGGCTGTTGACGCCCCCGCAGATGACTCCACTTCAGCGGTGGATGCCATCGTCGCTTCGTTACCCGACACTGCTGCTGGCGCTGTCATCGCAGGATCGCCTGCCGATTCGGGCAGTGGCGCCGATGGCTCCTCAACCGCCGGAGCAACCATCACCTCCGCCTCGGCGGTTGACTCCGACGCGCCGGTGGTCACCGCTGGCGCCGTCATCGCTAGATCGCCTGCCGGTTCGGGCAGTGGCGCCGATGGCTCCACGACTGCCGGGGCAACCGTCAACCCCGCCTCGTCGGTTGACTCGGATGCGCCGGTAGCCGCTTCGCCAGCCTCGGCGGTTGCCTTCCGCGACCGCCGGCGCCGATTGCGACTCGGCTTGGCCGGTTGTTCGCTCTCGGCTGCACCCTGGGCGGCCTCAACCGTGGCCGGTAACGCTTCCACCACTGGTTCGGCTGGAACAGGCAGTGGCTCTGCCACGAGTTCGACTGCGACAGGTGTCTCCGCGCTGATCGGGGTCGGTTCATCGATCTGAGGCGGATTGTACTCAGGCTCGTCCAGTTCGACAACAACCTCGGTCGTTTCCTGAATGACGGTATGCTCTTCGCGCTGGCGACCACTGCGCCGCGACCGCCGGCGGCGGCGGCGACTGCTGGTGGTTGTGGTGGTCGGTGCCGGTTCTGGCACAACCGTCTTCAACTCTTCGACCACGACCGGGCTGATCTCGGCGATCTGGACACTGCCGTTACTCCCGATGGGCGGATCGATCACCACCGGTTCGGGCGGCAACTCTTCCATCAGCGCCGGGGCAAAGCGCGAAAGCTTCATCGGGTCTTCGCCGGGCAGGAAGACCTCGTTGACCGAGCCTTTGGTGAAGATTTGCACCTTCCCGCGCTGTTCGGCGTCCATCACC
This genomic window from Chloroflexus aurantiacus J-10-fl contains:
- a CDS encoding NYN domain-containing protein, whose amino-acid sequence is MYDQKRPDVAVFIDFENIYVSVRDKLNATPNFEAIMDRCNDLGRVVISRAYADWYRYPRITSALYANAIEPIYVATYYYDKDAGRTGRAIKNSVDMNLCIDAMKTLYTNPNVARFVLVTGDRDFIPLVHSIRQHGKEVYIIGIGGAASTHLAQSADEFVFYEQLIGRQPSASAAATAIANRATELNRALEMVEAEPPPTPVVAPPPPEPDIYDVLVQAIHLARKRGYVTTLGSLKMLMKELMGGDFKENRYRDLNGRPFSKFKDLVMDAEQRGKVQIFTKGSVNEVFLPGEDPMKLSRFAPALMEELPPEPVVIDPPIGSNGSVQIAEISPVVVEELKTVVPEPAPTTTTTSSRRRRRRSRRSGRQREEHTVIQETTEVVVELDEPEYNPPQIDEPTPISAETPVAVELVAEPLPVPAEPVVEALPATVEAAQGAAESEQPAKPSRNRRRRSRKATAEAGEAATGASESTDEAGLTVAPAVVEPSAPLPEPAGDLAMTAPAVTTGASESTAEAEVMVAPAVEEPSAPLPESAGDPAMTAPAAVSGNEATMASTAEVESSAGASTAEDGIGQVDLSVVFSEAEWELLRATVRELGKPATFQQLLSALQAARKQHGLPRTTEENRTMLKQAIHHGMFERTTRSRRVYYTLKTSE